The DNA sequence GCCAAACACCTTGTTGCACCTCATGGAGGGCACGTAGGTAACTAGAAACAACGGTCACCCTTAGGAAATAGTTGGCATTCGAGAATAAGCTACAATATCATGACACTTACCAAGACTTTGTGAGGCCTGCGGAGAGTCTAGGTGTTGGATGATTTGACTGGGAACCGTCACATGACTTAGAGGCATGCAATTGTCCTACATAAATAAGAATGTCACGCATTAAATCATTAGCCTTAGACGGTGTTGCAAATTACACCACGCCAAGCTCGTTTTCAGATTTCCTGCTGTAAAGTACAATTGCGCCCTCTTCGAGTACCATTATCCTTCTTTGTATTGGATAAATGAACACAAATATCAGTCCATGGCTTCGAGGTCTCTTCATTTCCGATGGACACGTCATTGTGCACTACTGGTTTTTCAGTTTGACACGTTTTCCCACTTAAATAGAGAGCTTCCTTTGATTTGACGGGATTCGCTGGGGCAAGACATAGACAAGCTGAGATTTCACCACTCTTGTACTGTCATTTGGTTTGTTCAAATACGAAAAACGGATGATTGAGAGTTTCGAGGAACTGGTTGGCTGGCCACACCCTGGGAACCAATAACCAATTAAGAAGTGAGATGtttttcattccaatttgACGAGATGTCACTACCTGGATTATTcgagaaattgaaatatgccaATGACTGGATCCGGACATGTCCATCACCCACTGAGTTTAACGAGTACGTACGTGTTTTCCTTGTTCTTTTGAGTAATAACTTCTGAAGACATCCTTCCTATCAGTTGTCAGGGTCTCATTTTCTTAAGGCTTTACCAATGCATAAGCTGGATCTTTTGTTCTCGAGCCAAGATAggaaatctttctttttacttCAACAAGCTGTGCTCAGATGTCGGCATCAGCGTGAGAGTACAAGGAAGGGTTTCTCAACAGTTTTCAACTCGATCGTGAGTAATGGCTTCAAGAGTGAAACAGATATTTGAACACGCACGCTCCATTGCTTCCTCGACCGACGATTTTCATTTTCGAATCCACTTGTTGTGATTGCCTATCTTACGTTGGCGTGGAGTGAGTACATTATCATTCCCATTATCCGTCTCAGCGATCGATTTGAGGTTGCACATGCTCTCTTCCCAGAACAATCGCTTCCAAGAATGCATGTTTCAATCAATCAGAGACAATCATGTCTATCTTTCAGTGGACAGTGAAGGATGCAATTCAAGACGGCAAACCCGGAGCTTGAAATGGAACTCGTAGTCAATTCATGGGCGAGCCAAATCCGTCAACTCTACTTCGTTGGTGAATGGGATTTTATATGGATATTACTACTTCTAATGCAATTAATTTTTCGCCTTGAACaactgggaattccattcattCTCAGTGGCGAGCGGTAAGGCAGTCCGGAAAATAGAAGACAGACAAACGCTTGTTTTGGTTTACCGTAACGGTGGCCGGGTCTCCTGCCGGAACAGGACTCAAACTGAACGGGTCCGGCGTTGTGATGGGCGTCTCCGAGTAAACCACCGAACAGTAACCTAATCGTTCATCGATTATGGATGGATTAGTGTCCAATCCCGATTGAAACCCAAATAACAAGCCAGCCTACCCTCGTTTTGGCGAATGCAATTGCCGTAATGTTGGTTTTCCAAGATCTGACCCCCGGCAAAGTTATAGGAGGTGATTGTACCCGCTAATCCCGTAAAGTATTGGGTGCATCCACTGGGCGCGCTGGAAGAGGGATAACAAAAGTGAGGGCTTCAAAAAACAATCCCAACCAAGCCAGTCTTTAATACGAAAAGTACCCTTACCGATATGTGCTAGAGCAATGAATGTAGGTCACTTTGATGTTATAACGCCTTTCTCCTGTTCCTGTTCCTTGGAAAATATCGATCTGCCCAGCCACATTTCCGCTTCGGCCGCTTTCAAAATACACTGAAATGAGCCCAGTTGATGAGGAGCATTGTGAGACGTGCTTGTTCCTATCTCGCGAATCTAGTCAATGATTGCAAACTTACTGTGTTGGCCAGTAAGAGTGCCACAAACTGCCGGAGGAAAGGCGTTCGCGGATCCCGAGTGAGGGCTGAGCACCGTCAAACTGTCCCCAATTCCTCCACAAGAGCCTGAGAACGAAAACGGGCTCAAAAGAATGAACAGCACTAGCTAGCTATCAAGAGCGAGCGGCTGTGACCACATTTAAATTTAAATACATGGGTACACATATTTAGTGACACTGGACGAGACAACTCGTCAATGGCTGAAGTTTCAATTGGCGGCATCCATGAATTGAAGAGACGGAGCTCTTCTTCTTTACCCTGTAACCCTTTTCACCCATCAGCATCAGCAACATCAGCAACATCAGCATGCATCCATGAAAGGAAAACGCCTCTTGACACTGCCGGAAAATGGTGCTTCTCCTGTCTATCATGGAAAACGAATACTGACGATTCAAAAGACAAAATCCATTCAAGTGCTCCCACCAAGGCAGAGAGTAATGAACCGAAGATCTGACCGGGCTCCGGAAAATGCGTGAGGGAAAAGAACAATACAATTGATGATCAggtcatggagtacgtcagtgttggagtggaaagctcggtcgaagatcgaacgtcttctagctAGGATTTGTAGAGttatgcgttacctcctgatcagatgtgCTCAATGTTCAAGTGCTTGATTAGGAGGCaaagcaaaactgaaacgtcctATAGCGAGGTTTGaaagagctttccactccactccAGCCAGAAAACGGTTTTCTTGTTCCCTGAAGCGCTTCTTCAAGGTCATTTCTCTATCGTCGAGTCAGTGAGGAAATGTATGTTATTAAAGAGCAAGGAAAACGAGCCGGTGGGTTGTCCAGAATCACTTGTCAATACTGAGCGCTCAGCACTCTTATTTGAATAGGTATTGCATGTGTTTCTTCGTTCATGAGTGACACACGATGGTTGGTTTTAATCCAAAGGTTAAATAGATGTCAACGCAGATCGAAAATTCGTCGCTCTCAAAGATCAAACCATTGAGTAAGGCAGGCTGCCTCAAGCCACGAGAAATCTGGTAAGTATTTAGATCTAAGAGCAATGAGAGCAGTGTTCTAGGTTGAGGGTTGCAACAAAACGAAAAGTATGATGACTAGGGTTTCATTCGAAAGTTACGTCTGGCGGTTTGAACGTCAGTGTCCAACTACCCGGGAAGGCAGACCCCCCCCCCTTGTTTTGAATCGATTGCCAAACCAAAGTTCACATAATTATATTGGATGTGGATCCGGTAAGTGGACATTTTCCGACCAAATGGCATCACGTCAAATTCAGATTACTTCAACGACATAATGACGGATTTCCGTTTCACTTTAAATGATATTGGACAACGTTCCAAAGAGAAAATGTTCCCCCTTATATGTCTGGATACGGTACAAAATGCATGCTTACTGTGCATTGTCAACACCGTTCGAGCACATGTGACCATGTGAGACCGAAACAAAGGAAAATCTGAGAATCCTATAGTGGTCTGTTTATCCAATCATCAAGTACACCGTCTCTTTTTGTACATAATGAGAGCTGGAGTAGACATTGAGGTACTTGAACTGCGCTCTAAAGAAGGACCTTCAAAAACGGGCTTGTGCTCATTGTTGGTAGGTCTAATGAAAGGAAAAGGTTCACAAGAGGTTTCCTGGGATGTTTCCACAACTAAGCAACATACGAGAGAGTCCCTAAGGAGCGACGTGCAATCTGTACCTGGTTGAGTTCCAAGGGGGAGTTGCGTTGACGATTCAAAATCCAATCTGAAATGCATGGAGACTTGAATGAGGAGCAACGCAATGTGAGTTTGATGTTATTGCTTTTGACCATATTAAAACAGGAACCGATCTTACTCCATCGTCGCCCAACACTTGTCAGCAACGGGTGGAAAGAAAGCCACcaaattgaagccaaatttAGAAGGAAGAGCATTTTCTAGAAATAGAGTTATTTAGGTCAGGTCAGATTTAAATCCAGATGAAAAGTATCATCTTCAAACACGTGGAGTTAAGCAAGATTGGGGTTTTATGAGCAACATGAATAGGGACTCGTAAGAGGGCTTCGAGAATGTTGATATAGCTATGGCAACACCTAGAGTAAGGGAAACGATACATAAAACGTAAAGATGAAGGGGAGAATGGTAATCAAGCATGGGATCAAATAAGACACAAATTCGACACCAGCGAGTCTACCAAATTTAAGTGACATGGGAgagcattttcatttgaatggaaCGTTCGGGCTCGTTCAAATAATCTACTTGAAACGAGTTGAAGACCAAAAACCGACACAAAGAAGACAAAGGAATATCTCGTGGTTATTTCTAACTTGAAGAGGAAAGCAAAAACTAGAGACGTAAAATTGTCATGTATTGCCAACCATCTTTTAGGTTTTATTTGGTCTCATCTTAAAGAGACACCAactttttgagcatttttaaTTGTCTTTGTAATCAAAAAAGCTTGCGAATTCCTCGGCTTGATTCGAAGTAAACGCATCAAATGGATTGtaatcatttatcaaacgCCATCCCTCCAGACTAGAGGGCTACTCCCGACTACGTATTGTGTTGGCCGTTTTTTCATTCCACGTGGGCAATTAGGAATTCCTGTGAGAAGGAAGTTCACGGAAAAGCCAATCAAGGTCCTTGTGTGCCTCCTTGGTTTAGAGACTTTGTGTGGACATCAACTAGAGTGCCTTGTCGGTTTATAAACTTAGGTCTGTCATTGAAGAGTTTCTATTTGATTATTCCTCATTGACATATGACTCCCAACTACCGAGAAGAATATGGTCATGTGGTGGGAAAAGCCGAGACATCATGCCAAGCACAACCTGCACATATATGTACGTGTCGCATCTTGCACTACAAGACAGCCAAGATTTACTTTAGCGGACCTTTTACCAGACATCTAGAAAACTGCTAATGATGGGTTgaatcaagcttttgaagtcaGATTCCACAACTGAAAGAGACTTCTTAACTGGAAACTGACCACATCCGACTCAAGCGCCTCCTAACAAATGAGGTTAGGAAACATGCTGCATTTACCTCACAcgattatcatttttttttggtttggtttttcaggGGTTTTTCTAGCTGCTGCAAGTGCTAATACTAATTCATTAGTACCacccaatactattaaaatgaaacgctataattcgtccatttattacctttcaatctttatatgatatttttgtgtaccaacgaatttgagttggcagaccgagctagtccttgaatgtaggattgatctggaatgctatctaaaaattgttcctagtctgacttgaaagatgcaaccgaatcaaccaggcctacgtattccctacgaatatcagagaaaagcaaattaaacaatgaaggagctcgagaaggaagagaagtggacttcattgttcgaactaccCTGGGttttcgaggacttgaaggtgctctcaaaacgcacattaagcctctacggtcattaGAATTGGCCCTAGATCTGGATTGGGACAACtatcaattatttttcttcgtTACACCAAATTCATTCGAGTGCATCAGTTGCGTCTTATGCTAATGgtacaaaatgcaaaacatcGCCATGAAATGTGCATACTCAGTAGTAGTACATTATTTCAGTAACCCATTTGTCATGTCACTTCAGAGCCAGATCTTGCAGAATCCCTAGTTCGTTGTTGTTTGTTTACAAAAGTTCATAATgaatttttgcaacaaaaccAAAGGTTTTCTTGGTTATTCTTTATATTTGGTTTGGTCCCATGTTACAATTCCTCACTTCCTGTTCTTGCAATGTTAGTTTTCTGGATTCTGTCATAACAATATGAGACGAGGCTTATGTCAGTTGTCGACACTTAGTAATCCAGCGCTTTGCATCACcgttttcaaaagatttgacTTGACCCATCAACCCTTTATGGGGTTGGCGAAGCACAGGgtcgaaaaaaacttttgcatTCTAACCACAAATCGACTCAGAGTATAGAATGAAGCCTGTTccttaattttcaatttcatttgtccACTAGCCAGCCAATGTGCGACTTGTTTGTAAAGCCGGAAGTGCACGATGCCTAATATGATGCTTGTTCAGGTGCATCTTAGTtacttttgtttcaacaagATGACAGTGAGAGAATATGCGTATAATGGTTAGGTTTGTAAAGTGTGATCTCAAATACGTACGAGCAGACACATTCATATCGGTGttttaacatattttttaGCTAACATTGATGCCAAAGTTGCCATTTTGGTGTCAAGCGCTAATATGATTCTCCTCGAATTTTGATTTAAGCTTCTTGACactttttaaatatatttcagCTAACTTGTTTCTCAATATTCCTGTTCGTATTTCATTTGAGATACTGCATCCTTTCTAGGATTATCCTTTCTAGTgactattttgacaaatttgatagCTTTTCCCACCTATTCGAATATTGACCAACCTTCCTGAGTTTGTTCAAACCATTCCAAGTGACCAGTggcttgaaaataaatgagcatttcttttcatttctgctCATGAACCACGAGAAATAGTGCATATCTTTTCCTTCGCGTCATTTTTGATGCCCAAAAATTGATAGGCTTTCGGCTCGTTTTAAGTAGACTAGTAATAACTATTTGCAGCTCCAGCGTtccatttcaaggaaaatggtCTCTCCTATCATTTGGGTCAGTTCTATGTTTtagttttttgggggggttgGTTCggcttttcacgggcttttccaagcgctacagggaatgcaatccccagtagtattaagatgaaaggttataattcgtctatttattaccgttcaatctttatatgatatttggtctaccaacggTTTTCCATACGTGAAGAGTCTGCCGGGTTCATAGTCATGATGATTGTCATGCGATGATGATTTGACAATAAAAGCGATCGTCTCGAGTGAACATAGAGGGGAACTCACATGAAATGTCTTGAGGTAAAATTGTCTCACTGCACCTAAGAACAAATGTGTCTCACTCACGGATCCAATGTGATTGAATTTGCTGCAATCGTCATGCGACGGCAATCACTCAATCGAAACCAGTCTCGAATGCAGGATTAAAAAATCGTACAACCCACTCTAATTGGGATCTAACTCATACAACGGACGTGTCTAGAAATTGCCAATGAAACCAAATGCTGGACCGTCGATTTCACTGTTATTCTATTCTAAATCCCtgatcaaaaacaatttcCCTTTCAATGAATCTTGTACGAGTATAATTAACGCAAAAGGCGTGACTCGGAttcagcaaatcaaacaagtcTTGGGGGAGGGGgtatgcaacattttttgaggaaCTATGGCTTCAGTACGCAATATTTGATATCTACATATTTACGTTTAAAGAAAGGACAACCCCGATGAGAAGTTCATAATTCAACCGTTCTTTGTCAAAAGATGGAGAGGCGGTTCTCGTTACAATCCCTTT is a window from the Tigriopus californicus strain San Diego chromosome 2, Tcal_SD_v2.1, whole genome shotgun sequence genome containing:
- the LOC131893235 gene encoding uncharacterized protein LOC131893235 → MYFESGRSGNVAGQIDIFQGTGTGERRYNIKVTYIHCSSTYRAPSGCTQYFTGLAGTITSYNFAGGQILENQHYGNCIRQNEGYCSVVYSETPITTPDPFSLSPVPAGDPATVTDNCMPLSHVTVPSQIIQHLDSPQASQSLVTYVPSMRCNKVFGSLPGTAVPGSLESERGFPFVLGFHSRSSEAGALADLGGFSLDFRQKPC